Genomic DNA from Oryzomonas sagensis:
CTGTTCGAGGCGACGCCCCCGGAAAAGGTCGCCGAGCAGTTCGACGTGAACGTCTTCGGGGTGATGGCGGTCACCCGCGCCATCCTCCCCCACTTCCGCGCCAACAAGGGGGGGCTGATCCTCAACGTCAGTTCGGGGGCCGGGGTGTTCACCCTGCCCATGCTCTCCCTGTACTGCGCCAGCAAGTTCGCCCTGGAGGGGTTCAGCGAGGCGCTTTCCTATGAACTGGCCTCCCAGAGCATCGTGGTGAAGATCGTCGAGCCGGGGGGAGTCCTCAGCACCAACTTCGGCCGGCGCAGCGGCGCCGAGGCCGCCCGCAACGCCGCGCTGCCCGACTATGCCCCCTTTGTCGCCCGGACCCAGAAGGCCTTCGCCGGCTTGCGCGCCGCGCGGCTGGCCACGGAGGATCACGTGGCCCAGGTCATCTTCGATGCCGCCACCGACGGCACGGGCCGGTTGCGCTACGTGGCCACCGAGGATATCGAGACCCTGGTCATGGCCCGGCGGGAGGCCGGCGAGCAGTCGTACATGGCCCTCATGCGGCGCCGCTTCGGGGGCGGGGCAGTGCCGTGCGGGAAAGATCCGGAAGAACGTTGAATCTTTGAACGATAGTCGCGCCAAAACCGAGAACCTGCCGCAGAGACACAGAGACACGGAGAACATCAAAGTCACAGGCTGTTTTTTACATGGTTGTTTCTTTGTTTTTGACGTTCTCTGTGTCTCTGTGGCAGATGTTCTTGTGTTGTGAAGAGTTATCATAACGATGGGAGAAATGGGATGAGCGGTATGCGGGTGCTGATGTTCGGCGCCACCGGCATGGTGGGGCAGGGGGTGCTGCGGGAATGCCTCCTGGATAGCG
This window encodes:
- a CDS encoding SDR family oxidoreductase, whose product is MKNTILITGCSSGFGRATARLFAWEGWNVVATMRRPEEERDLAALPNVLVTRLDVQDPATIASAIEAGIARFGRIDALVNNAGFGLFGLFEATPPEKVAEQFDVNVFGVMAVTRAILPHFRANKGGLILNVSSGAGVFTLPMLSLYCASKFALEGFSEALSYELASQSIVVKIVEPGGVLSTNFGRRSGAEAARNAALPDYAPFVARTQKAFAGLRAARLATEDHVAQVIFDAATDGTGRLRYVATEDIETLVMARREAGEQSYMALMRRRFGGGAVPCGKDPEER